The proteins below are encoded in one region of Vespa velutina chromosome 11, iVesVel2.1, whole genome shotgun sequence:
- the LOC124953076 gene encoding DNA methyltransferase 1-associated protein 1, which yields MSDVRDILDIEVPTTTELTKESILGSDKKNKKKYEYKVPKRPEGMHREVFALLCKDNNDVPPLFPTDTAKGYKQVRAKLGMKKVRPWKWTPFTNPARTDGAVFHHWRRVADAGKEYPFAKFNKKVPIPTYTNAEYVQHLVTNGWTRAETDHLFDLCRRFDLRFIIIKDRWDRAKFPARTVEELKERYYQVCAALTKAKSHTDRVYSFDAEHEKRRKEQLKKLFERTPEQVEEEQTLLAELRKIEQRKKERDRKTQDLQKLITAADHQADPRKSERKPSKKSSNSSRNRPNKTDASHAVESAGIKFPDFKNSGVSLRSQRIKLPSSLGQKKMKGIEQMLNELSIELNPPPTEQICQQFNELRSDIVLHYELRSALSTCDYELQSLRHQYEALAPGKTLTIPPALLPKTEPDVKGDIIDVVGSPSMPNVNH from the exons ATGTCAGATGTACGTGATATATTGGATATCGAAGTTCCAACTACAACGGAACTTACGAAAGAATCTATTTTGGGaagtgataaaaagaataaaaagaaatatgagtATAAGGTACCCAAACGTCCAGAGGGTATGCACAGAGAGGTGTTCGCTTTATTGTGCAAGGATAACAATGACGTACCACCATTATTTCCAACCGATACGGCTAAGGGATATAAACAAGTTAGAGCTAAGTTAGGTATGAAAAAGGTAAGACCATGGAAATGGACTCCGTTTACTAATCCAGCTAGAACTGATGGTGCTGTTTTCCATCATTGGAGACGAGTTGCTGATGCAGGAAAGGAATATCCTTTTgctaaatttaataaaaaagtaccCATACCAACGTACACAAATGCAGAATATGTTCAACATTTAGTTACTAATGGTTGGACTCGAGCAGAAACAGATCATTTGTTTGATTTATGTAGAAGATTTGATcttagatttattataattaaagatagATGGGATAGAGCCAAATTTCCTGCCAGAACTGTTgaagaattgaaagaaag atattatcaAGTTTGCGCAGCCTTGACTAAAGCAAAATCTCATACAGATAGAGTTTACTCTTTTGATGCAGAACATGAGAAACGTAGAAAAGAACAgctaaagaaattattcgaacGGACTCCGGAACAAGTGGAAGAAGAACAGACTTTATTAGCTGAATTGCGTAAGatagaacaaagaaagaaggaaagggacAGAAAAACTCAAGATTTGCAAAAACTTATAACAGCAGCGGATCATCAAGCAGATCCtagaaaaagcgaaagaaaaccTTCCAAAAAAAGTAGTAATTCTTCTAGGAACAGACCAAATAAAACTGATGCTTCTCat gCTGTAGAATCTGCCGGTATTAAGTTCCCTGACTTCAAAAACAGTGGAGTTTCATTGAGATCGCAAAGAATCAAATTGCCAAGTAGTcttggacaaaaaaaaatgaaaggcaTCGAACAGATGTTAAACGAATTAAGCATAG AATTAAATCCTCCACCTACGGAACAAATATGTCAgcaatttaatgaattaagaAGCGACATAGTGCTTCATTATGAATTACGAAGTGCTTTATCTACCTGCGATTATGAATTACAATCGTTAAGACATCAGTACGAAGCCCTTGCACCAGGAAAA actcTGACAATACCGCCAGCCCTATTACCAAAAACAGAACCCGATGTAAAAGGAGACATAATAGATGTTGTAGGATCACCGAGTATGCCAAATGTAAATCATTAA